One genomic segment of Kordiimonas sp. SCSIO 12603 includes these proteins:
- the aceB gene encoding malate synthase A encodes MQTTAERAAVSPTLKITGTVTDAYKRVLTDDAIAFITDLENRFGSRRRDLMKAREERQKAYDRGELPDFLEDTKDIRESDWKILGTPDDLQDRRVEITGPVDRKMMINAFNSGANVFMADFEDASSPTWDNMLNGQINGMDYARNMLKHTDPNTGKNYVMNEETATFKVRPRGWHMLEAHAEFGGEPMSASLFDFGLYIFHNARELINKGTGPYFYLPKMESHKEAKLWDDVFTYAEEFLGLKHGTIKATVLIETLPAAFEMDEILHALKDHIVGLNCGRWDYIFSYIKRIGKSADYLLPDRSQVVMGEAFLKAYSLLLIKTCHRRGAHAMGGMAAQIPVKNDEAANEIAFNKVRADKDREASFGHDGTWVAHPGMVATAKEVFDSLMKGPNQIHRLREDLEITREDLLAPHKGQATENGVRENIRVGIQYTAAWLEGRGAVPLYNLMEDAATAEISRTQIWQQLLHSAELADGRTVTKDMIHELYDDELAQMKESLGQDKFENSRLAEAGELFLELAFADELEEFLTTPAYARIQ; translated from the coding sequence ATGCAAACAACAGCGGAAAGAGCAGCAGTTTCGCCAACGCTTAAGATTACCGGTACAGTTACGGACGCTTACAAGCGAGTCCTGACTGACGATGCCATTGCATTTATCACCGACCTTGAAAATCGGTTTGGCAGTCGCCGCCGTGACCTTATGAAAGCCCGCGAAGAGCGCCAGAAAGCATATGATCGTGGTGAACTTCCTGATTTCCTTGAAGATACAAAAGACATTCGCGAGAGTGATTGGAAGATCCTCGGCACACCAGATGACCTGCAGGATCGCCGTGTTGAAATTACAGGCCCGGTTGACCGTAAAATGATGATCAACGCCTTCAATTCAGGCGCTAATGTTTTCATGGCGGATTTTGAAGATGCTTCATCCCCCACATGGGATAATATGCTGAACGGTCAGATCAACGGTATGGATTATGCCCGCAATATGCTGAAACATACAGATCCAAACACCGGCAAAAATTATGTAATGAATGAAGAAACTGCCACCTTTAAGGTGCGCCCGCGCGGCTGGCACATGTTGGAAGCTCATGCAGAGTTTGGCGGCGAACCAATGTCCGCATCACTTTTCGATTTTGGTCTCTATATTTTCCATAATGCCCGAGAACTTATTAATAAAGGCACGGGTCCTTATTTCTATCTGCCAAAAATGGAAAGCCATAAGGAAGCCAAACTATGGGATGATGTTTTCACCTATGCGGAAGAATTCCTTGGCCTTAAGCACGGCACCATTAAAGCAACGGTTCTTATTGAAACACTACCCGCCGCTTTTGAAATGGATGAAATCCTTCATGCGCTCAAAGACCATATTGTTGGACTGAACTGTGGCCGCTGGGATTATATTTTCAGCTACATTAAACGCATCGGCAAAAGCGCCGATTATTTGTTGCCGGACCGGTCGCAGGTGGTGATGGGTGAAGCCTTCCTGAAAGCCTATTCGCTTTTACTTATTAAAACCTGCCACCGGCGAGGCGCCCACGCGATGGGTGGTATGGCCGCACAGATCCCAGTTAAAAATGATGAAGCAGCAAACGAAATCGCCTTCAATAAAGTGCGTGCTGACAAAGACCGTGAAGCAAGCTTTGGTCATGATGGCACATGGGTGGCGCACCCAGGCATGGTAGCAACCGCCAAAGAAGTATTTGATAGTTTGATGAAAGGCCCGAACCAAATCCACCGCTTACGGGAAGATTTGGAAATCACCAGAGAAGATTTGCTAGCCCCCCACAAAGGTCAGGCAACTGAAAATGGTGTGCGCGAAAATATCCGCGTTGGCATCCAGTATACCGCTGCATGGCTGGAAGGCCGCGGCGCGGTGCCGCTCTATAATCTTATGGAAGATGCCGCTACAGCCGAAATCAGCCGCACGCAAATCTGGCAACAGCTACTTCACAGCGCTGAGCTGGCAGACGGTAGAACCGTGACGAAAGACATGATCCACGAGCTTTATGATGATGAACTCGCGCAAATGAAAGAGTCCTTAGGCCAGGACAAGTTCGAGAACAGCAGACTTGCGGAAGCAGGCGAGCTGTTCCTCGAGCTAGCCTTCGCCGACGAGCTGGAGGAGTTCCTTACAACACCTGCATACGCTCGCATTCAGTAA
- a CDS encoding cupin domain-containing protein, translating into MHIVKMDNVKTPTIDLGGERIFELLNASTAGGGVKNHSMILLELDPGQSSPKVPHFHKHSEETYIVLSGNAEMNIEGDIFQLEEGDIAVAGCGEKHQITAVGNETLKCLAVMAAPFDMEDVFE; encoded by the coding sequence ATGCATATTGTAAAAATGGATAACGTTAAAACCCCAACGATTGATCTGGGTGGGGAGCGTATATTTGAGCTTTTAAACGCCTCAACAGCCGGAGGCGGTGTTAAGAACCACAGTATGATCCTACTTGAACTTGACCCTGGTCAGTCTTCCCCAAAGGTGCCTCATTTTCATAAACATTCTGAAGAAACATATATTGTGCTTTCCGGGAATGCAGAGATGAATATTGAAGGAGACATCTTTCAGCTGGAAGAGGGTGATATTGCTGTGGCTGGATGCGGCGAGAAACACCAGATTACCGCTGTTGGCAATGAGACGTTGAAGTGCCTTGCTGTTATGGCAGCGCCATTTGATATGGAAGATGTGTTTGAATAA
- a CDS encoding 2Fe-2S iron-sulfur cluster-binding protein, with product MVKISVTDLEGQTSTIEAEVGLSLMENIRNNDFDDMAAVCGGCCSCCTCHVFIEEEQYAKLPDMEDDEQYLLEDSEHFQSGSSRLSCQVEVDDSMDGLKVTLAPED from the coding sequence ATGGTAAAGATTTCTGTGACAGACCTCGAGGGCCAAACGAGCACAATCGAAGCCGAGGTTGGTCTTTCTCTAATGGAAAATATCCGTAACAATGATTTTGATGATATGGCTGCTGTTTGTGGTGGTTGCTGTAGCTGCTGCACATGTCATGTTTTTATTGAAGAAGAACAATATGCCAAACTTCCAGATATGGAAGATGATGAACAGTATCTTCTGGAAGATAGTGAACACTTCCAGTCTGGCAGCTCCCGCCTTTCCTGTCAGGTAGAAGTTGATGACAGCATGGATGGCCTTAAAGTAACCTTGGCCCCAGAAGACTAA